Part of the uncultured Tolumonas sp. genome is shown below.
ACGCGTTGACCAGAAGGCTGACCCCGAATGCGGATCGCGAGGTAATACCACCTGATGTTCAAAACCTTGCACCATGACTTCAACTTCGTGGCCTTCCTGATAGATATTCCCTACAGAGGCTTCAGTAAATGTGCCAGCGGT
Proteins encoded:
- the tssD gene encoding type VI secretion system tube protein TssD, whose protein sequence is MPTPAYMTINGEKQGLITAGTFTEASVGNIYQEGHEVEVMVQGFEHQVVLPRDPHSGSAFWSTRA